A window from Thermotoga sp. encodes these proteins:
- the minD gene encoding septum site-determining protein MinD, with protein sequence MGDVIVVTSGKGGVGKTTITANLGCALAKLGEKVCLLDADIGLKNLDIVLGLENRIVYTLIDVVNGKVSPQEALVRHKVLKNLYLLPASQIATKEMVSPEDMKSIVRELVPNFDYIIIDSPAGIERGFRNAVAPAEKILVVTTPEVPAISDADRVIGLLENFGFSDDRIHVIINRFKPHMVKKGEMLTTDDIKHTLSLEIIAVIPDSEEIIIASNTGTPVSLNGNSRISRNFENLAKRIRGDRVPIEEDFATVSRGFLDSLKDFFSKFKRG encoded by the coding sequence ATGGGAGATGTCATAGTGGTGACCTCCGGTAAAGGAGGAGTGGGGAAAACCACCATCACAGCCAATCTGGGATGTGCTCTTGCAAAGCTTGGAGAAAAGGTCTGCCTTCTTGATGCAGACATAGGTCTGAAGAATCTCGATATAGTCCTTGGTCTGGAAAACAGGATAGTCTACACACTGATCGACGTGGTGAACGGGAAGGTATCTCCTCAAGAAGCACTGGTCAGACACAAGGTGTTGAAAAATCTCTATCTCCTTCCTGCCTCACAAATCGCCACAAAAGAGATGGTCTCTCCCGAAGACATGAAGTCAATCGTCAGAGAACTAGTACCAAACTTCGATTACATAATCATCGATTCTCCAGCAGGTATCGAGAGGGGATTCAGAAATGCCGTGGCTCCAGCTGAAAAGATCCTTGTGGTTACCACCCCCGAGGTACCTGCTATCTCCGATGCCGACAGAGTGATCGGGCTTCTGGAGAACTTCGGCTTTTCTGATGACAGGATCCACGTCATAATCAACAGGTTCAAACCGCACATGGTGAAAAAGGGAGAAATGCTCACCACGGATGATATCAAACACACACTCTCTCTGGAGATCATAGCCGTTATACCAGATTCTGAAGAGATCATTATCGCCTCGAACACCGGGACTCCTGTCTCCTTGAACGGGAATTCCAGGATCTCTAGGAACTTCGAAAATCTAGCGAAGAGAATACGGGGAGATCGTGTACCCATTGAGGAAGACTTCGCTACCGTATCCAGGGGGTTTCTTGATTCGTTGAAGGACTTCTTCTCAAAATTCAAGAGGGGATGA
- a CDS encoding secondary thiamine-phosphate synthase enzyme YjbQ: MVKKLTIRSSTRTQFIDITSEVIKVIEESKMKSGICVVFVPHTTAGVTINENADPSVRHDIMTTLGKLVPASTNYTHLEGNADSHIKASLVGSSVTLIVENGRPLLGTWQGIYFCEFDGPRTRSVYVKIIED; encoded by the coding sequence ATGGTGAAAAAACTGACGATTCGATCTTCTACTCGCACTCAATTCATCGATATCACTTCAGAGGTTATCAAAGTGATAGAAGAATCGAAGATGAAAAGTGGCATCTGCGTTGTTTTCGTTCCACACACCACCGCGGGCGTAACGATAAACGAGAACGCGGATCCCAGTGTAAGACATGATATCATGACCACTCTTGGAAAGCTGGTCCCAGCTTCGACGAATTACACACATTTGGAAGGAAACGCAGATTCTCATATAAAAGCTTCTCTCGTTGGATCATCCGTTACACTCATAGTAGAGAACGGACGCCCCTTGCTTGGAACCTGGCAGGGAATTTACTTCTGCGAGTTCGATGGTCCAAGAACAAGGAGTGTTTACGTGAAGATAATAGAAGATTGA
- a CDS encoding Lon protease family protein, with the protein MIKRLKPEEISNFELDFMNFRTTEEVPPGEGFIGQKRAREAIEIGIRIREKGYNIFVTGVTGTGRRTFVQKMLQSAARKLSVPNDWGYVYNFENPYEPKAISFKPGQGRNFKRRLEDLINEVVEVLNKAFESEEFARRVSEIEERFSRMKKELWESLEAKAKELGFMVQMTPAGVVMLPLVDGKPLSPEAVNALPDGARKEIEERQVKLKHLVDGTLYRIRKLDIEFRKSLEEFHKRTALFAIEPLFSEVESEFEGETIRKFLEDIKKDIVENLIDFLKMDTKERKEIYMRKYSLNLIVDNSDLDGAPVIYETNPTYSNLFGKIEYYVRGGFLQTDFAMIRPGSIHKANGGFLILEAERLLSQPYVWQNLKRVLLEGQIGVENLESTLGISNTITLKPDKIPLDLKVFVIGTPYLYELLYELDPDFRKLFKIKAEFDWEIPRNELNVQKYTSFISTVCREKNLPHFDKGAVKRVIWYAMRHAKDSTKLSTVFGDIVNLIVESGELARMDGSTVTTASHVIRAFNAMEKRRNLLEEKYNEMIKRFDLMIEVTGSKVGQVNGLTVLEFGDYSFGVPVKITAKVYLGKPGVVDIQREADLSGKIHSKAVLILEGFLGSRYAQEFPLSVSASISFEQVYSEVEGDSASLAEALALLSAISRVPVKQGIAVTGSINQHGEVQPVGGIIEKVEGFFRACKSRGFDGEQGVIIPKANAKNLVLKDEIVQAMKKGLFHIWTVETVDDAIEIVTGMKAGKLTKTGKFERGSVNYLVYRELRKMKKLLDGAFEETKKKKRKGKK; encoded by the coding sequence ATGATCAAGAGACTCAAACCTGAAGAAATAAGCAATTTCGAACTCGATTTTATGAATTTCCGTACCACAGAGGAAGTTCCTCCTGGCGAAGGGTTCATAGGTCAGAAGAGGGCAAGGGAAGCCATAGAAATAGGAATAAGGATCAGGGAAAAAGGTTATAACATCTTCGTTACGGGTGTTACTGGAACAGGACGGCGCACTTTCGTTCAAAAGATGCTTCAAAGTGCGGCAAGAAAACTTTCCGTTCCAAACGATTGGGGTTATGTCTACAACTTTGAAAATCCTTATGAACCTAAAGCGATATCTTTCAAGCCTGGACAGGGGAGAAATTTTAAAAGAAGACTCGAGGATCTGATAAACGAAGTGGTGGAGGTTTTGAACAAAGCCTTTGAAAGCGAGGAATTCGCCAGAAGGGTTTCTGAAATAGAGGAGAGATTTTCCCGCATGAAGAAGGAACTCTGGGAGAGTCTGGAAGCAAAGGCGAAAGAACTCGGATTTATGGTTCAGATGACGCCCGCGGGTGTTGTGATGCTTCCCCTAGTGGATGGGAAACCTCTTTCGCCGGAGGCAGTGAACGCTCTTCCAGATGGGGCAAGGAAGGAGATCGAAGAAAGACAAGTGAAATTGAAACACCTTGTCGACGGTACGCTTTACAGAATCAGAAAGCTGGACATAGAGTTCAGAAAGTCTCTTGAGGAATTCCACAAAAGAACTGCTCTTTTCGCCATAGAACCACTCTTTTCTGAAGTGGAAAGCGAGTTTGAGGGGGAAACAATAAGGAAATTTCTGGAAGACATAAAGAAGGACATAGTGGAGAACTTGATCGACTTCTTGAAGATGGACACCAAAGAGAGAAAAGAGATATACATGAGAAAGTACTCGTTGAATTTGATCGTCGACAACTCCGATCTAGATGGTGCTCCTGTGATCTACGAGACAAATCCCACGTACTCCAATCTGTTTGGAAAGATAGAATACTACGTAAGAGGAGGCTTTCTTCAGACCGACTTTGCGATGATAAGGCCTGGAAGCATTCACAAAGCAAACGGTGGCTTCTTGATCCTCGAAGCGGAGCGTTTACTAAGCCAGCCTTACGTGTGGCAAAATCTAAAGAGGGTCCTCCTAGAAGGTCAGATTGGTGTGGAAAACCTTGAGAGTACTCTTGGCATCTCGAACACCATCACGTTAAAACCCGATAAAATTCCTCTTGACCTGAAAGTCTTCGTAATAGGAACGCCCTATCTCTACGAGCTCCTTTACGAGCTGGATCCAGATTTCAGGAAGCTGTTCAAGATAAAGGCAGAGTTCGATTGGGAAATTCCAAGAAACGAGCTCAATGTTCAAAAATACACATCCTTCATATCTACCGTTTGTCGTGAAAAGAACCTGCCTCATTTCGACAAAGGAGCTGTGAAGAGGGTCATCTGGTATGCTATGAGGCATGCAAAAGACAGTACCAAGCTCTCGACCGTTTTCGGGGACATCGTGAACCTCATAGTCGAATCTGGAGAGCTGGCGAGGATGGATGGATCAACAGTGACCACAGCCTCTCATGTTATCAGGGCTTTCAATGCGATGGAAAAGAGGAGGAACCTTCTCGAAGAGAAATACAATGAGATGATAAAAAGGTTCGACCTTATGATCGAGGTAACCGGATCCAAAGTGGGTCAAGTGAATGGTTTGACAGTACTCGAGTTTGGAGACTACTCTTTTGGGGTGCCCGTGAAGATCACGGCGAAAGTTTATCTTGGAAAACCCGGAGTTGTGGATATTCAAAGAGAAGCAGATCTCAGTGGGAAAATTCACAGCAAGGCGGTGTTGATACTGGAAGGGTTCCTTGGAAGCAGGTATGCTCAAGAGTTCCCCCTTTCTGTGAGCGCTTCAATCAGTTTTGAGCAGGTCTACAGTGAGGTAGAGGGGGACAGCGCTTCTCTTGCGGAAGCACTTGCACTTCTTTCGGCCATTTCCAGAGTTCCTGTAAAGCAAGGAATAGCCGTGACGGGTTCTATAAACCAGCACGGGGAAGTTCAACCGGTTGGGGGAATAATCGAGAAAGTCGAAGGATTTTTCAGGGCGTGTAAGAGTCGAGGTTTTGATGGGGAGCAGGGTGTGATCATACCAAAGGCCAACGCAAAGAATCTCGTGTTGAAAGATGAGATCGTCCAGGCTATGAAGAAAGGACTTTTTCACATATGGACCGTGGAGACGGTGGACGATGCGATAGAGATCGTAACGGGAATGA
- a CDS encoding type III PLP-dependent enzyme, translating into MEYWVRRALEVTKTPFLLFDLSVVEKKFFEMKAALKSADIYYAVKANSHPRILSLLSKLGCNFDVASKGEIEKLLALGVPGKRMSFGNTIKREEDIAFAYKNGIRLFAVDSEMEIEKVAISAPGSEIFVRIATDGSDADWPLSRKFGTDPDHALDLLFYAAKMKLVPAGVSFHVGSQNLNPESWRKAISVAGKIFKKAMRSGLNLFLLNVGGGFPVRHRKPIPTMEEIGRVIEEAVDENLWFVHGLKLISEPGRYMVGEAGWLVTKVLLKSERAGEKWIYLDAGVFHGLAETIQNFEYEVRVLGKEKDELEEYHLAGPTCDSVDVIYDKILLPRTTNLNDLVCFVNAGAYTVEYNTRFNGMEPPKMVFIEELTETSLEEKIKARLL; encoded by the coding sequence ATACTGGGTGCGAAGAGCTCTTGAAGTGACCAAAACGCCGTTTCTTCTTTTCGATCTTTCCGTGGTGGAAAAAAAGTTCTTCGAGATGAAAGCGGCTTTGAAAAGTGCCGATATATACTACGCTGTGAAGGCAAACTCCCATCCTCGCATTCTCTCTCTTCTATCGAAACTGGGATGCAATTTCGACGTGGCGTCAAAAGGAGAGATAGAAAAGCTTCTTGCCCTCGGTGTTCCAGGCAAGAGGATGAGTTTTGGAAATACCATAAAGAGAGAAGAGGATATAGCGTTCGCATACAAAAATGGAATCAGGCTTTTTGCAGTTGACAGTGAGATGGAGATAGAAAAGGTGGCGATCAGCGCACCGGGTAGTGAGATCTTTGTGAGGATAGCAACGGATGGATCTGACGCGGACTGGCCTCTCTCCAGAAAATTCGGGACCGATCCGGATCACGCTCTGGATCTTCTGTTCTATGCTGCTAAAATGAAGCTGGTCCCCGCTGGAGTGAGTTTCCATGTGGGGTCCCAGAATCTGAACCCTGAAAGCTGGAGAAAAGCCATTTCTGTTGCTGGGAAGATCTTCAAAAAAGCCATGAGATCTGGTTTGAATCTCTTTTTGTTGAATGTTGGAGGAGGATTCCCAGTTCGGCACAGAAAACCCATTCCCACGATGGAGGAGATAGGGAGAGTCATCGAAGAAGCCGTCGATGAGAACCTCTGGTTCGTCCATGGCTTGAAACTCATATCAGAACCCGGAAGGTACATGGTGGGGGAAGCTGGCTGGCTGGTCACAAAAGTGCTCTTGAAGAGTGAAAGAGCTGGAGAAAAGTGGATCTACCTGGATGCTGGTGTGTTCCATGGCCTTGCCGAGACCATACAGAATTTTGAGTACGAAGTAAGAGTGTTGGGGAAAGAAAAAGATGAGCTGGAGGAATATCACCTGGCGGGACCAACATGTGACAGTGTCGATGTCATATACGATAAGATCCTTCTTCCAAGGACCACCAATTTGAACGATCTTGTCTGTTTCGTTAATGCAGGGGCGTACACAGTAGAGTACAATACGCGTTTCAACGGAATGGAACCACCGAAGATGGTATTCATAGAAGAGCTCACGGAGACTTCTCTGGAAGAGAAGATAAAGGCAAGGCTACTATGA